Proteins from one Monodelphis domestica isolate mMonDom1 chromosome 6, mMonDom1.pri, whole genome shotgun sequence genomic window:
- the LOC100024823 gene encoding phosphatidylinositol N-acetylglucosaminyltransferase subunit Y isoform X2 — protein MFLSLPTLTVLVPLISLAGLFYSASVDEDFPHGCTSTSSLCFYSLLLPITIPVYVFFHLWTWMGIKLFRHN, from the coding sequence ATGTTTCTGTCTCTACCCACACTGACTGTTCTTGTTCCCCTGATCTCTTTAGCTGGACTGTTTTACTCCGCCTCTGTAGATGAAGATTTTCCCCATGGTTGTACCAGCACCAGCAGCCTGTGCTTTTACAGTCTTCTTTTGCCAATTACCATACCAGTTTATGTATTCTTCCACCTCTGGACGTGGATGGGTATCAAGCTCTTCAGACACAATTAA
- the LOC100024823 gene encoding protein preY, mitochondrial isoform X1, with the protein MLSSAVQRSVSALLGRQPLAWQVGTKGVHTAVSRPKADSPASGQTSPPPAFDPALLDFLVCPLSKKPLRYEMSTNELINEELGIAYPIIDGIPNMIPQAARMIHQNKQQEEKEPK; encoded by the exons ATGCTGAGCAGCGCAGTCCAGAGAAGTGTATCTGCGCTGCTGGGGAGGCAGCCGTTGGCGTGGCAGGTCGGGACCAAAGGGGTGCATACCGCGGTGTCCCGGCCGAAGGCGGATAGTCCAGCGTCCGGCCAGACCTCTCCGCCCCCGGCCTTCGACCCGGCCTTGTTGGATTTCCTGGTCTGCCCCCTTTCCAAGAAGCCTCTCAG GTATGAAATGTCAACAAATGAACTGATTAATGAAGAATTGGGAATTGCTTACCCAATCATTGATGGCATTCCCAATATGATACCACAGGCAGCAAGAATGATACATCAGAATAagcaacaagaagaaaaagaaccaaaGTAG